In Bradyrhizobium lablabi, one DNA window encodes the following:
- a CDS encoding GumC family protein → MRLAFWRATKDRALIQRAISKLAPAPYKPAAASLSGDLDLAALGQSLMRNRRWIIVPTVIAAVLSIAAVNLVTPRYKSEARILIDGRENVFLRPSGERNEERTALDAEAVTSQVQLLLSRDLAREIIKKNKLGERPEFDPVLQGFSPLKSLLALFGIGRDPFSLTPEERVLDAFFERYAAYAVDKSRVVVIEFQSLDPDLAARVANSIAEGYLVLQQNARQEQAKGASQWLSGEIDNLRRKVSEAESRVEDFRSKSSLFVGTNNTTLSNQQMGELNTQLNNARALKSDAESKARLIREMLQSGKPIEASEVLNSELIRRLSEQRVTLRGQLAEQSSTLLDNHPRIKELRAQLANLDGQIRDEASKISRSLDNDARIAGGRVEGLGASLEQLKKQASSTNGQDVQLRALEREAKAQRDLLESYLAKYREANTRETIDAAPSDGRIISRATVSNAPAYPKKFPIVLIATLATLMLSAGLIATGELLRMTAPRAAAAFALSAPAVRAPAAAAATAAAAPAPAFTEPRPVMKEGPASDIPAEFSEIEQLADSLRRAGEAARKVTILGTASSESITLTALTLARLIARQARVVVVDLSASSPTMSAVSVDPASPGLAELMLGEASFAQIITKDRLSRVHLVNAGRPGFDRALLQSPRLTLAIDALMRVYDHVLLDAGTASDLPAELLTAQARAVVVPDASMTPDARAVMCDQLKAVGFSEVTMLSKPAQPSDAVEPGPRVVAA, encoded by the coding sequence ATGCGTTTGGCGTTCTGGCGTGCGACGAAGGACAGGGCCTTGATCCAGAGGGCCATCTCGAAGCTGGCGCCAGCTCCGTATAAGCCGGCCGCCGCGTCCTTATCGGGCGATCTGGACTTGGCCGCGCTTGGCCAGTCGCTGATGCGCAACCGGCGCTGGATCATCGTTCCGACGGTGATAGCCGCCGTGTTGTCGATCGCCGCCGTCAATCTGGTAACCCCGCGATACAAATCCGAAGCGCGCATTCTGATCGACGGGCGCGAGAACGTGTTCCTGCGGCCGAGCGGCGAGCGCAACGAGGAGCGCACCGCGCTCGATGCCGAGGCTGTCACCAGCCAGGTCCAGCTATTGCTGTCGCGCGATCTTGCGCGCGAAATCATCAAGAAGAACAAGCTCGGCGAACGGCCGGAATTCGATCCGGTGCTGCAGGGCTTTTCGCCGCTGAAATCGCTATTGGCCTTGTTCGGCATCGGCCGCGATCCGTTCTCGCTGACGCCGGAAGAGCGCGTGCTGGACGCTTTTTTCGAGCGCTACGCCGCCTACGCGGTCGATAAATCACGTGTCGTCGTCATCGAATTCCAATCGCTCGATCCGGATCTGGCGGCGCGCGTCGCCAATTCGATCGCCGAAGGCTATCTGGTGCTGCAGCAGAATGCGCGGCAGGAGCAGGCCAAGGGCGCGAGCCAGTGGCTGTCGGGCGAGATCGACAATCTGCGCAGGAAGGTCTCCGAGGCGGAATCCCGGGTTGAGGATTTCCGCTCGAAATCGAGCCTGTTCGTCGGTACCAATAATACCACGCTGTCGAACCAGCAGATGGGCGAACTGAATACGCAGCTCAACAACGCCCGCGCGCTGAAATCCGACGCGGAATCGAAGGCGCGGCTGATCCGTGAAATGCTCCAGAGCGGCAAGCCGATCGAGGCTTCGGAAGTGCTCAACTCCGAACTGATCCGCAGGCTCTCCGAACAGCGTGTCACGCTGCGCGGCCAGCTTGCCGAGCAGTCATCGACGCTGCTCGACAACCATCCGCGCATCAAGGAGCTGAGGGCGCAGCTGGCCAATCTCGACGGGCAAATTCGCGATGAGGCCAGCAAGATTTCGCGCTCGCTCGACAATGATGCGCGCATCGCCGGCGGCAGGGTCGAGGGTCTGGGTGCCAGCCTCGAGCAATTGAAGAAGCAGGCGAGCTCGACCAACGGCCAGGACGTCCAGCTTCGTGCGCTCGAGCGGGAAGCCAAGGCGCAGCGCGACCTTCTGGAATCCTATCTCGCGAAATATCGCGAGGCCAACACGCGCGAGACCATCGACGCGGCGCCCTCGGACGGACGGATCATTTCCCGCGCCACGGTTTCCAATGCGCCTGCGTACCCGAAGAAATTCCCGATCGTGCTGATCGCGACGCTCGCAACCTTGATGCTGAGCGCAGGCCTGATCGCGACCGGCGAATTGCTGCGCATGACGGCGCCGCGCGCAGCCGCCGCGTTCGCGCTCTCGGCGCCGGCGGTTCGTGCGCCGGCCGCTGCCGCTGCCACGGCCGCCGCTGCTCCCGCGCCAGCGTTCACCGAACCCCGGCCGGTGATGAAGGAGGGGCCAGCCAGCGACATCCCGGCGGAGTTCTCCGAGATCGAACAACTCGCCGATAGCTTGCGCCGTGCCGGCGAAGCGGCTCGGAAGGTGACGATCCTCGGCACGGCGTCTAGCGAGAGCATCACCTTGACGGCGCTGACGCTGGCGCGGCTGATCGCGCGCCAGGCGCGCGTCGTGGTAGTCGATCTGTCGGCGTCGTCGCCGACGATGTCGGCGGTATCGGTCGATCCGGCATCCCCAGGGCTTGCCGAATTGATGCTGGGCGAGGCTTCGTTCGCGCAAATCATCACCAAGGACCGGTTGTCGCGGGTTCACCTCGTCAACGCCGGTCGTCCGGGCTTTGACCGCGCCTTGCTGCAATCGCCGCGGCTGACGCTCGCCATCGATGCGCTCATGCGGGTCTACGACCACGTGCTGCTCGACGCCGGCACCGCGTCCGATCTGCCTGCGGAGCTGTTGACGGCGCAGGCGCGCGCGGTGGTGGTGCCGGATGCCTCGATGACCCCCGACGCCCGCGCCGTGATGTGCGATCAGCTCAAGGCGGTGGGCTTTAGTGAGGTGACGATGCTGAGCAAGCCTGCGCAGCCGTCCGACGCTGTCGAGCCGGGGCCGCGGGTGGT